A window from Schistosoma haematobium chromosome 1, whole genome shotgun sequence encodes these proteins:
- a CDS encoding hypothetical protein (EggNog:ENOG410J89T~COG:S) — translation MMKFQLTQKFWFLVFIILNCFVAITSFILFVLSIKAEDNLLKYKLILQYTIPAIYPTGIFTGSLGLITACLGFIGLWKQMNILYLLHVICLSIATIINLCIAIVTLITDHQFFINAKQALDTTIKYYYKNDEYADEFDELHRKFFCCGVNSYADFKKAKVLIPFSCRVGQYVYARGCFDELSEYVQYYITLLSSICFTTSFIYAVFIGVAIRNLRKSIKGINSSS, via the exons ATGATGAAATTTCAGTTGACACAAAAATTTTGGTTCCTTGTATTCATTATATTGAATTGTTTTGTTGCC ATAACaagttttatattatttgtattaagtATAAAAGCCGAGGATAATCtacttaaatataaattaatattacaATATACAATACCAGCTATTTATCCAACAGGAATATTTACAGGAAGTCTTGGTTTAATAACAGCATGTTTAGGATTTATTGGATTATggaaacaaatgaatattttatatctttta caTGTAATTTGTTTGTCCATAGCAACAATCATCAATCTATGTATAGCTATTGTAACATTGATAACTGATCATCAA ttttttatAAATGCTAAACAAGCATTAGATACtactattaaatattattataagaaTGATGAATATGCAGATGAATTTGATGAATTACATAGAAAA tttttcTGCTGTGGAGTTAATTCGTATGCTGATTTTAAAAAAGCTAAAGTATTAATACCATTCTCGTGTAGAGTTGGTCAGTATGTTTATGCAAGA GGGTGTTTTGATGAATTAAGTGAATACGTACAATATTACataacattattatcatcaatttgTTTTACTACATCATTTATTTATGCTGTATTCATAGGTGTAGCAATTAGAAATCTTCGTAAATCAATTAAAGGAATAAATTCATCttcataa
- a CDS encoding hypothetical protein (EggNog:ENOG410J89T~COG:S), which yields MDKLSFTPELWTKIFIVINSLFVVFSFIMFALGISALDTLLKYGTILQLAPPAIYGTVIFTGLLGMIAAAVGFFGLWKKMKIIAFVHMISLGIATLVNICIGIAAAATQDKYKTDAQQSLLSSISSYNQSQYSSEFDKLHTTFYCCGANSYRDFKTYNMKIPPSCRVGELTYATGCIEEVTGFAQSYTTILIALCFITAILQGAYLGISIWMIRKSDDGVAFAA from the exons ATGGACAAACTTTCATTTACACCGGAATTATGGACAAAAATATTCATTGTAATCAATAGTTTATTTGTA GTATTTAGTTTTATTATGTTTGCCTTAGGTATCAGTGCCTTAGATACATTACTTAAATATGGTACAATATTACAATTAGCACCACCAGCAATATATGGAACGGTTATATTTACTGGATTACTTGGTATGATAGCTGCAGCTGTTGGATTTTTTGGTTTatggaaaaaaatgaaaattatcgCCTTTGtg CATATGATTAGTTTAGGTATAGCAACATTGGTTAATATATGTATTGGTATTGCAGCAGCAGCAACTCAAGATAAA TATAAAACAGATGCTCAACAATCATTACTCAGTTCTATTTCAAGTTATAATCAAAGTCAATATTCATCGGAATTCGATAAATTACATACTACT ttcTATTGTTGTGGAGCTAATTCATACAGAGATTTTAAAACGTATAACATGAAGATACCACCGTCTTGTAGAGTTGGTGAATTGACCTATGCaaca GGTTGTATTGAAGAAGTAACTGGCTTTGCACAAAGTTATACAACTATATTAATAGCTTTATGTTTTATCACAGCTATACTTCAAGGTGCCTATTTGGGTATTTCAATATGGATGATTCGTAAATCGGATGATGGAGTAGCTTTCGCTGCATAA